One genomic window of Thermoanaerobaculia bacterium includes the following:
- a CDS encoding NAD+ synthase produces MIRLALAQINPTLGDIEGNKIRILDSISRARDAGSDIVAFPELCITGYPPEDLLLRRDFIRRQEEAVEEIALRIESFAVILGFAHLKDGKLFNGAAILNRGAVAGVYHKIFLPNYGVFDEKRYFEAGDRIVVMDWQGITIGINICEDIWIPGGVTEEQGFLGDAEIVVNISSSPFHHTKWLERLSMLSSRASTIRGAVGYVNLVGGQDELVFDGNSLVVNHEGNPLTKGLQFREDLLLADIDIEAIRSSRSDPAFRRDREAWTGRWPLQVVKIDLEHSSTLPEIPSRTEETQSPNPAEEVYEALVLGTRDYIEKNRFKDVIIGISGGIDSALTAAIAVDALGCHRVHGVSMPSPFTSSHSIEDAEVLARNLDFDLSTIPITEPYQSILQTMKPEFGEKPEDITEENLQARIRGMILMALSNKHGYLVLTTGNKSEVSVGYSTLYGDTAGGFAVIKDLYKTMVYRVARWRNEAAERAFIPPRILTKAPSAELKPDQTDQDTLPPYDVLDAILIAYIEQQLPIEEIVQKGLDRELVQRVIRMVDRAEYKRRQSPPGIKITPLAFGKDRRMPITNRWDPTRG; encoded by the coding sequence ATGATTCGCCTGGCCCTTGCCCAGATCAATCCGACCCTCGGAGATATTGAAGGCAACAAAATCAGGATTCTAGATTCGATATCCCGGGCCCGGGATGCCGGTTCTGATATCGTCGCTTTCCCCGAGCTCTGCATTACCGGGTACCCACCCGAAGATCTTCTCCTCCGCCGCGATTTTATTCGGCGGCAGGAGGAAGCGGTCGAGGAAATCGCCTTACGGATTGAATCTTTTGCCGTCATCCTTGGATTTGCGCACTTGAAAGATGGAAAGTTGTTCAACGGAGCCGCCATCTTAAACAGAGGAGCAGTAGCAGGCGTTTACCACAAAATATTTCTCCCCAATTACGGCGTCTTCGATGAAAAGCGATACTTTGAAGCCGGCGACAGAATCGTCGTCATGGACTGGCAGGGAATCACGATTGGCATCAATATCTGCGAGGATATCTGGATACCCGGAGGCGTGACGGAGGAACAGGGGTTCCTTGGAGATGCTGAAATCGTTGTCAACATCTCATCTTCGCCCTTCCATCACACCAAGTGGCTGGAGAGACTCTCCATGCTATCCAGCCGTGCTTCGACGATCCGGGGCGCCGTGGGATACGTGAACCTGGTCGGCGGACAGGATGAACTGGTCTTCGACGGAAACAGCCTGGTTGTAAACCATGAAGGCAACCCCCTGACAAAGGGCCTGCAATTCAGGGAGGATCTCCTGCTTGCCGATATCGACATCGAGGCCATCCGGTCTTCGAGGAGCGATCCGGCCTTTCGAAGGGACCGAGAGGCGTGGACCGGACGATGGCCTCTTCAGGTCGTCAAGATCGATCTCGAACATTCTTCCACTCTGCCGGAAATCCCCTCTCGCACGGAAGAAACACAATCACCGAATCCTGCCGAAGAAGTGTACGAGGCCCTGGTTCTGGGCACCCGGGATTACATTGAGAAGAACCGGTTCAAGGATGTCATCATTGGAATCTCAGGAGGCATTGATTCCGCTCTCACCGCGGCCATTGCCGTGGATGCCCTGGGCTGCCATCGCGTTCATGGTGTCTCGATGCCCTCACCGTTCACCTCGAGCCACAGCATCGAAGACGCGGAAGTTCTGGCCCGTAATCTCGACTTTGATCTGAGCACAATTCCCATTACCGAACCGTACCAGTCGATTCTCCAGACGATGAAGCCCGAATTTGGAGAAAAACCGGAGGACATCACCGAGGAAAACCTGCAGGCCCGTATTCGCGGCATGATTCTCATGGCCCTTTCCAACAAACACGGATATCTCGTCCTGACCACGGGTAACAAGAGTGAAGTCAGTGTCGGCTACAGCACGCTATATGGAGATACGGCAGGCGGATTTGCCGTCATCAAGGATCTTTACAAAACGATGGTCTATCGCGTGGCCCGCTGGAGGAACGAGGCTGCCGAGAGGGCCTTTATTCCACCCCGGATCCTGACAAAGGCTCCTTCGGCTGAATTAAAGCCCGACCAGACGGACCAGGACACGCTCCCCCCCTATGACGTTCTGGATGCCATTCTTATTGCTTACATTGAGCAGCAGCTTCCGATAGAGGAAATCGTCCAGAAAGGATTGGATCGGGAGCTTGTACAGCGGGTGATTCGTATGGTGGATCGGGCGGAATACAAGAGACGCCAGAGCCCGCCCGGAATCAAAATCACACCGCTGGCATTCGGGAAAGATCGTCGTATGCCGATCACGAACCGGTGGGATCCGACCAGGGGGTAA
- the msrB gene encoding peptide-methionine (R)-S-oxide reductase MsrB, with protein MTETINLTEDEWKERLTPEQYRITRQCGTEPPFSGALYYLKDEGIYHCIACGAPLFTSDDKYESGSGWPSYMRPIRPDAVTSRVDRSHGMVRTEVRCARCGAHLGHVFEDGPEPTGLRYCINSVALSFSPAEQEKSSLQNQSADSLKEDK; from the coding sequence ATGACGGAAACCATCAACCTTACTGAAGATGAATGGAAAGAACGGTTAACTCCGGAACAGTACCGGATTACACGTCAATGCGGTACCGAGCCTCCCTTCAGCGGCGCCCTTTACTATTTGAAGGACGAGGGGATTTACCACTGTATCGCCTGCGGAGCCCCTCTCTTTACCTCTGATGACAAGTACGAAAGTGGAAGCGGCTGGCCGAGCTACATGCGTCCGATCAGGCCCGACGCCGTCACTTCAAGGGTTGATCGAAGCCACGGCATGGTTCGTACCGAAGTCCGATGTGCAAGGTGCGGGGCTCACCTGGGCCATGTCTTCGAAGATGGGCCCGAGCCCACGGGTCTTCGGTACTGCATCAACTCCGTGGCGCTTTCCTTCTCTCCGGCCGAACAGGAGAAATCTTCTTTACAGAACCAATCTGCGGATTCATTAAAAGAGGACAAGTAG